One Aegilops tauschii subsp. strangulata cultivar AL8/78 chromosome 7, Aet v6.0, whole genome shotgun sequence genomic window carries:
- the LOC109749930 gene encoding uncharacterized protein, which produces MFATAARWAAKKGKPKMAPIELTTAPEQAQSITRTIFDVVKEHGPLTISDVWEHVKDVGLRGLTSKRQMKIMLRWMREKQKLRLICDHDGPHKQFLYTTWFTNPKNAPQRPKRELNREQHKP; this is translated from the exons ATGTTTGCGACGGCGGCGCGGTGGGCGGCGAAGAAGGGGAAGCCCAAGATGGCGCCGATCGAGCTCACGACGGCGCCGGAGCAGGCGCAGTCCATCACCCGCACCATCTTCGACGTCGTCAAGGAGCACGGCCCCCTCACCATCTCCGACGTTTGGGAGCACGTCAAG GACGTAGGGCTGAGGGGTTTGACAAGCAAGAGGCAGATGAAGATCATGCTGCGGTGGATGAGGGAGAAGCAGAAGCTCAGGCTCATCTGCGACCATGACGGACCTCACAAACAGTTCCTCTACACGACATGGTTCACCAACCCCAAGAACGCGCCTCAGAGGCCCAAGAGGGAGCTCAACAGGGAGCAACACAAGCCATGA